In Deltaproteobacteria bacterium, a single window of DNA contains:
- the gcvPB gene encoding aminomethyl-transferring glycine dehydrogenase subunit GcvPB, which translates to MPRDKETLLRKFHQAKWDEQIIFEMSVPGERGILVPQAGEEISAIIGDGLSVIPDQLRRKTPPALPEVAQARVLRHFMRLSQETMGADVNIDIGEGTCTMKYSPKVQEHLAARHPGMTAIHPLQDDETMQGILEIYYRLEQFLKEISGLDYFCFQPGGGSQAVFLNACLVRAYHADRGDHERDEIITTIFSHPVNAAAPATAGYKVITLMPDENGYPTLEALKEALSERTAGIFITNPEDTGIYNPEIAEFVKAAHDAGALCSYDQANANGLLGVTRAREAGFDLCHFNLHKTFSAPHGCMGPAMGAVGVRSELAGFLPVPRVEFDGQGYYLDYNRPQSIGRVRSFFGNTPLALKTYTWIMQHGAEGLREVAECAVLNNNYMDKKIREIPGVVVYYAKDERRLEQVRYSWEKLKEDTGVDTEDVERRMADYGLQHYFTSHHPQVVPEPFTPEPCDSYSKDDIDEFVAVLRQISREAYEEPDLVKNAPHHSTIHMVQNPLIFELEKIATTWRQAKKKGLV; encoded by the coding sequence ATGCCGCGAGATAAAGAGACCCTGCTGCGGAAGTTCCATCAAGCTAAATGGGATGAACAGATCATCTTCGAGATGAGCGTCCCTGGCGAAAGAGGGATCCTGGTGCCGCAGGCCGGGGAGGAGATTAGCGCCATCATTGGCGATGGGCTGTCCGTAATTCCCGACCAGCTCAGAAGAAAGACCCCGCCCGCGCTGCCCGAGGTGGCCCAGGCGCGCGTCCTGAGGCATTTTATGCGGCTCTCTCAGGAAACCATGGGAGCGGACGTAAATATTGATATTGGAGAAGGAACCTGCACCATGAAGTACAGCCCCAAGGTTCAGGAGCACCTGGCGGCCAGACATCCGGGTATGACCGCCATCCATCCTTTGCAGGACGACGAGACGATGCAGGGCATCCTGGAGATTTACTACAGGCTGGAACAGTTTCTAAAAGAGATTTCCGGGCTTGACTACTTCTGCTTTCAGCCCGGCGGAGGTAGCCAGGCCGTCTTTCTGAACGCATGCCTTGTCAGAGCATATCACGCCGACCGGGGCGATCACGAGCGCGACGAGATCATTACCACCATCTTTTCGCATCCGGTAAACGCCGCCGCGCCGGCCACGGCCGGGTACAAGGTCATCACCCTCATGCCGGACGAGAACGGGTACCCGACCCTGGAGGCCTTGAAAGAGGCCCTGTCTGAACGGACGGCCGGGATTTTTATCACCAACCCTGAAGATACCGGCATTTACAATCCTGAGATTGCTGAATTCGTTAAGGCGGCCCACGATGCTGGCGCCTTGTGTTCCTACGATCAGGCCAATGCCAACGGCTTACTCGGCGTTACCCGGGCCAGGGAAGCCGGATTCGATCTTTGTCATTTTAACCTTCACAAAACCTTCTCCGCCCCACACGGCTGCATGGGTCCGGCCATGGGCGCTGTCGGTGTGAGGTCGGAGCTGGCCGGGTTTCTGCCTGTGCCTCGCGTCGAGTTTGACGGCCAGGGATATTACTTGGACTATAATCGCCCCCAAAGCATCGGGCGGGTGAGGTCCTTCTTTGGCAACACCCCGCTCGCCTTGAAGACCTACACCTGGATCATGCAGCATGGGGCTGAGGGCTTACGGGAGGTCGCCGAGTGCGCTGTGCTGAATAACAACTACATGGATAAGAAGATCAGGGAAATCCCGGGGGTGGTTGTTTATTACGCCAAAGATGAACGCAGACTGGAACAGGTTCGATACTCCTGGGAAAAACTGAAAGAAGACACCGGTGTGGACACCGAAGACGTTGAACGCCGGATGGCTGATTACGGGTTGCAGCATTATTTCACCAGCCATCACCCGCAGGTGGTGCCAGAACCGTTTACGCCGGAACCCTGCGATTCCTATTCAAAGGATGACATTGACGAGTTTGTAGCGGTGCTGCGTCAAATTTCCAGGGAGGCTTATGAAGAGCCGGACTTGGTCAAGAACGCGCCGCACCATTCCACTATCCATATGGTTCAGAATCCGCTTATCTTTGAACTGGAAAAAATCGCCACCACCTGGCGGCAGGCAAAAAAGAAAGGACTGGTCTAG
- a CDS encoding ATP-NAD kinase family protein, giving the protein MKKLGVIVNPIAGLGGRVGLKGSDSLDIINKARQMGARPESPRRTVEALKLILKQKNQTQVITYPAEMGEEECLAAGFEPEVIGSIISGGTTPEDTQTAAREMACAGVSLILFAGGDGTARNIYDAIGDKVPVLGIPAGVKIHSAVYAVTPRNAGEVAAMFLQGRLKKLREAEVMDIDEQAFREGVVSARLYGYLRVPEESRYIQHAKSRGALSGEETLQGIAADVIAGMKEDDSYYIIGPGTTTRAVMERLGLKNTLLGVDVVRRRALVASDVSENQLLDIVKDHQAKIIVTVIGGQGYLFGRGNQQISPRVIQQVGKKNIVIIATKEKLISLSGRPLLVDTGDEELNKQLSSYMRVTTGFKDYVMYRVGY; this is encoded by the coding sequence ATGAAAAAATTGGGCGTCATCGTCAATCCGATTGCTGGCCTGGGCGGCCGCGTCGGACTCAAAGGAAGCGACAGCCTTGACATTATAAACAAGGCCAGGCAGATGGGAGCGCGGCCGGAGTCTCCCCGGCGCACGGTCGAAGCGCTCAAATTAATCTTAAAACAAAAAAACCAGACCCAGGTCATCACATACCCTGCTGAAATGGGTGAGGAAGAATGTCTCGCGGCTGGCTTTGAACCAGAGGTGATCGGGTCCATCATCAGTGGAGGCACCACCCCTGAAGACACGCAAACCGCGGCCCGGGAAATGGCTTGCGCCGGTGTGAGCCTCATCCTTTTTGCCGGCGGGGACGGGACGGCTCGGAATATCTATGACGCTATCGGGGATAAGGTTCCCGTGCTTGGCATACCTGCCGGTGTGAAGATTCATTCCGCAGTCTACGCCGTAACACCCCGGAACGCCGGGGAAGTGGCGGCCATGTTCCTGCAAGGCAGACTGAAAAAACTGCGGGAGGCAGAGGTCATGGATATTGATGAGCAAGCCTTCCGGGAGGGCGTCGTTTCAGCCAGGCTCTATGGATACCTGCGCGTGCCTGAAGAGAGCCGGTATATTCAGCACGCAAAATCCAGAGGCGCTCTGTCCGGGGAGGAGACCCTGCAGGGAATAGCGGCGGATGTTATCGCTGGCATGAAGGAGGATGACAGCTACTATATCATCGGACCGGGCACCACCACCAGGGCCGTCATGGAACGTTTAGGGCTTAAGAATACGCTGCTTGGAGTTGACGTTGTCCGCAGGCGTGCGCTGGTGGCGAGCGATGTTTCTGAAAATCAACTGCTGGATATCGTAAAAGATCACCAGGCCAAGATTATCGTGACGGTCATTGGCGGCCAGGGCTATCTGTTCGGGCGTGGCAACCAGCAGATCAGCCCGCGTGTGATTCAGCAAGTGGGGAAAAAGAATATTGTGATTATCGCCACAAAAGAAAAACTGATCTCTCTATCAGGTCGGCCGCTGCTGGTGGACACCGGCGATGAGGAGCTGAACAAACAGCTCAGCAGCTACATGAGAGTGACCACCGGGTTCAAAGATTATGTCATGTACAGGGTGGGATACTGA
- the gcvPA gene encoding aminomethyl-transferring glycine dehydrogenase subunit GcvPA yields the protein MSEKNIVYPYVPNSVKEIKAEMLREVGLDDVKALFADIPEHLQFQGKLNLPQPILDEYSIKRHMEGLLNKNKNCSEYLNFLGAGCAQHFVPAVCDEINGRGEFLTAYSGGTYADHGKYQALFEYASLMAELLDMDHLSSVLYDGAQAAATSLRMASRMTGRNEVLLSRSMNPEVLMVVQNYLQGIREPLLNIKMIDFDPQTGLLDMNDLESKISPETAAVFLENPNYFGLIEADAEAIAKIARESGAEFIVYTDPISLGAIAPPAQYGATIACGDIHSLGMHMQSGGGQAGFIAVHDDMRYIAEFKDLMFGLTKTSEEGEYGFGYVMPHLSSYATREQGKEYTGTNCALWAITAAVYLSLMGPKGMTEIGQAIMQKAQYAAKGISELKGIELAFSSPFFKEFLVKFDGTGKTVSQINKALLKLRIFGGKDISGEFPELGQCALFCVTEIMTREDIDSLVTALEGAVN from the coding sequence ATGAGTGAGAAAAATATTGTTTATCCCTATGTGCCGAACTCGGTGAAGGAGATTAAGGCCGAGATGCTCAGGGAAGTGGGCTTGGACGATGTGAAGGCCCTTTTCGCCGACATTCCCGAGCATTTGCAATTTCAGGGTAAACTAAACCTGCCGCAGCCGATCCTGGATGAGTATTCGATTAAAAGACATATGGAGGGGCTGCTCAACAAGAATAAAAACTGTTCAGAATATTTGAATTTTTTAGGCGCCGGGTGTGCGCAGCATTTCGTGCCCGCGGTTTGCGATGAGATCAACGGCCGGGGGGAATTTTTGACCGCCTACTCGGGCGGCACCTATGCCGACCATGGGAAGTATCAGGCCCTCTTCGAATACGCCAGCCTGATGGCCGAACTGCTGGACATGGATCATTTGAGCTCGGTTCTTTATGATGGCGCGCAGGCCGCGGCGACATCCTTACGCATGGCCTCGAGAATGACCGGCCGGAATGAGGTCCTTCTCTCCCGGTCCATGAACCCCGAGGTTTTGATGGTCGTGCAGAACTACCTCCAAGGCATTCGCGAGCCGCTGCTTAATATCAAGATGATTGATTTTGACCCTCAAACCGGGCTGCTTGATATGAACGACTTGGAATCGAAAATCTCCCCGGAAACCGCGGCCGTGTTCCTTGAAAATCCAAACTATTTCGGTTTGATCGAAGCCGACGCCGAAGCAATCGCCAAGATCGCCCGTGAAAGCGGAGCCGAGTTCATCGTGTATACCGACCCGATCTCTCTGGGGGCGATCGCTCCTCCGGCTCAGTACGGCGCGACCATTGCCTGCGGCGACATCCACAGCCTTGGGATGCACATGCAAAGCGGCGGCGGGCAGGCCGGGTTCATCGCGGTACACGACGATATGAGGTACATCGCAGAATTTAAGGACCTGATGTTCGGCCTGACCAAAACCTCTGAGGAGGGCGAGTATGGATTCGGATATGTCATGCCTCATCTGTCTTCCTACGCCACTCGCGAACAAGGCAAGGAGTACACGGGTACCAACTGCGCCCTCTGGGCCATTACCGCCGCAGTGTATCTTTCCCTAATGGGCCCCAAGGGGATGACGGAGATTGGCCAGGCAATCATGCAGAAAGCCCAATATGCAGCTAAAGGAATCTCAGAACTCAAGGGGATCGAGCTGGCTTTCAGCTCACCCTTTTTTAAAGAATTCTTGGTCAAATTCGATGGAACCGGAAAAACCGTGAGCCAGATTAACAAGGCCCTGCTTAAGTTAAGGATTTTCGGCGGGAAAGACATCTCTGGTGAATTCCCTGAACTCGGCCAGTGTGCTCTTTTCTGCGTCACAGAGATCATGACCAGGGAAGATATTGATAGTCTGGTTACTGCCTTGGAAGGCGCGGTGAACTAG
- the gcvH gene encoding glycine cleavage system protein GcvH, with amino-acid sequence MKEIDELDLPDDVRYTEEHEWVRHTGDKVRVGISDYAQDQLGDIVFVELPEVGDTFHQGEEFGTVESTKTVTELYMPLSGEVLAVNSALEDVPENVNEHPYEEGWMIEAAPSEPGEWEYLLTREDYLDILKEME; translated from the coding sequence ATGAAAGAAATTGACGAATTAGATTTGCCAGATGACGTGCGCTATACCGAGGAACATGAATGGGTCAGACATACAGGCGACAAGGTCCGGGTTGGCATCAGCGATTATGCCCAGGACCAGCTGGGTGACATTGTCTTTGTGGAGCTGCCCGAGGTGGGCGATACGTTTCATCAAGGGGAAGAGTTCGGGACTGTGGAGTCAACGAAGACTGTCACTGAGCTGTATATGCCTCTCAGCGGTGAGGTTCTGGCTGTCAATAGCGCCTTGGAGGATGTTCCGGAAAACGTGAACGAACATCCTTATGAGGAAGGCTGGATGATCGAGGCTGCGCCGAGCGAACCGGGAGAATGGGAGTATCTCCTGACCAGGGAAGATTATCTGGACATATTAAAGGAGATGGAGTAA
- a CDS encoding MFS transporter has product MPVKLISQALGKVFYGWWIVLASSIICLLGYGLGLYSFGVFFKPMMNEFGWTRAMTSGAYSLRSIQGGIFSPVLGWATDKYGPRIIIFCGAFVLGLSFIMMYFIRSLLGFYLVYGILVSLGMSAMLYLPTMTAISNWFVRKPSRALSVLAIGAGVGGFVCAPAAALLIKYLGWRLSFVVAGIIIWTVCLPLSLVVRHRPQDMGLRSDGDPPETEPCSMKNISNESPGRDWTLKEALLSKSYWLLLTAFVLSGMGHSVITVHVVPALTDAGFSPEKAAFSLGLMVLISIAGRLTFGWLGDFFDKRYLFLVTYLLQAAGIFILIGARHMSLVYLFVVVFGVGFGGGIPLDPAIRAEYFGRAAFAKIGGFMAPMFMIAGVTGPLLAGYVFDLTGTYSLIFAAMAVLQIMAAVVILFARPSESPERREAMEAV; this is encoded by the coding sequence ATGCCTGTTAAGCTGATCTCTCAAGCGCTTGGTAAGGTCTTTTACGGGTGGTGGATCGTTTTAGCGTCGAGCATCATCTGCCTGCTGGGCTACGGGCTGGGGCTGTATTCGTTTGGCGTCTTTTTCAAACCGATGATGAATGAGTTTGGCTGGACGCGCGCCATGACCTCAGGGGCATATTCCTTGAGGAGCATCCAGGGCGGTATCTTTTCACCAGTGCTCGGCTGGGCCACGGATAAGTATGGGCCGCGTATCATTATCTTTTGTGGGGCCTTTGTTCTCGGACTCAGCTTTATCATGATGTACTTTATCCGGTCCCTTCTGGGATTCTATCTGGTGTATGGCATTCTGGTCTCGCTGGGCATGAGCGCCATGCTGTATCTGCCGACCATGACCGCCATCTCCAACTGGTTTGTGCGCAAGCCGTCACGGGCCCTTTCGGTCCTGGCCATTGGCGCCGGTGTGGGCGGTTTCGTCTGCGCGCCTGCCGCCGCTTTGCTCATCAAGTATCTGGGCTGGCGTCTCTCTTTCGTGGTGGCAGGTATCATCATCTGGACGGTTTGCCTGCCTCTGTCTCTGGTAGTAAGACATCGGCCGCAGGACATGGGACTCAGATCGGATGGAGACCCTCCTGAGACTGAGCCGTGTTCAATGAAGAATATTTCCAATGAATCTCCGGGAAGGGATTGGACGCTTAAGGAAGCCCTTTTATCGAAATCCTACTGGCTCCTTTTGACCGCTTTCGTCCTTTCGGGCATGGGTCATTCCGTCATTACAGTCCACGTTGTGCCTGCCTTGACAGATGCAGGATTTTCACCTGAAAAAGCCGCCTTTTCCCTGGGCCTCATGGTTCTGATCAGCATTGCAGGAAGGCTTACATTCGGATGGCTCGGAGATTTTTTTGATAAACGCTATCTTTTTCTGGTGACATATTTACTTCAGGCGGCAGGCATCTTCATCCTGATAGGCGCGCGGCATATGAGTTTGGTATACCTCTTCGTTGTTGTATTTGGCGTTGGTTTTGGAGGCGGTATCCCTCTGGACCCGGCCATCCGGGCAGAATATTTTGGACGGGCGGCTTTTGCGAAGATCGGCGGATTCATGGCGCCGATGTTTATGATCGCCGGAGTTACCGGCCCTCTGCTGGCCGGTTACGTCTTTGACCTCACCGGCACCTACAGCCTGATCTTTGCCGCCATGGCGGTGCTCCAAATCATGGCCGCCGTGGTGATCCTGTTCGCCCGTCCTTCAGAAAGCCCTGAAAGACGAGAGGCGATGGAGGCGGTCTAA
- the gcvPA gene encoding aminomethyl-transferring glycine dehydrogenase subunit GcvPA codes for MRFLPHTDEDIASMLDLVGLSGLEDLFAMIPEDCRRPSDLSLPQPLTEWELQDLMMESSGLMAVRPEYKVFIGAGSYEHFIPASVTHLAGRSEFVTPYTPYQPEMSQGTLQAIYEYQTLVARLLGLEVANASLYDGASALAEAILMAVRITGRKKVALSSLVHPLYREVVQTYLKPVGHSVLELPYLENGLTDLSKLEGAENLAAVALQSPNFFGCIENLQTAGELAHQGGALFITCFTEPMAYGLLKNPGCQGADIACGEGQSFGIPESYGGPGLGIFTTKMKYVRNMPGRLVGRTSDAEGRQGFVLTLATREQHIRREKATSNICTNSSLCALTAAIYLASAGGAGLRELAELNHDKAEYLKRELKKAGCVISFESPTFNEFVVKYPDNFEAAHDGLLRKKIVPGLSLAPYFPELKGHYLLCVTETKSKTDMDALVGEVAS; via the coding sequence ATGCGGTTTCTGCCTCACACTGATGAAGATATCGCCTCCATGCTTGATTTAGTGGGTCTGAGCGGCCTGGAGGATCTTTTTGCGATGATCCCGGAGGATTGCCGCCGTCCCAGTGATCTCAGCCTGCCTCAGCCCCTGACCGAATGGGAATTACAGGACCTGATGATGGAGTCCTCCGGCCTGATGGCCGTGCGGCCGGAGTACAAGGTTTTTATCGGGGCCGGGAGCTACGAGCATTTTATCCCGGCGTCGGTGACCCATCTCGCGGGCCGTTCCGAGTTCGTGACGCCGTACACCCCGTACCAGCCGGAAATGAGTCAGGGCACGCTTCAGGCGATTTACGAGTATCAGACGCTGGTAGCCCGTTTGCTGGGCCTGGAGGTGGCCAATGCCTCCCTGTATGACGGCGCCTCCGCCCTGGCCGAGGCGATACTAATGGCTGTTCGAATAACCGGACGGAAAAAGGTCGCTCTTTCAAGCCTGGTTCATCCCCTGTATCGGGAAGTCGTTCAAACCTACCTCAAGCCAGTCGGTCACAGCGTATTGGAACTTCCTTATCTGGAAAACGGTTTAACCGACCTTTCGAAACTGGAGGGAGCCGAAAATCTGGCAGCGGTCGCGCTCCAATCCCCCAATTTTTTCGGATGCATCGAGAATCTTCAGACCGCGGGGGAACTGGCGCACCAAGGAGGCGCTCTTTTCATTACCTGCTTTACCGAACCAATGGCTTACGGGCTTTTGAAAAATCCAGGATGCCAGGGGGCGGATATTGCGTGCGGAGAGGGACAAAGTTTCGGCATCCCTGAGTCCTACGGCGGCCCGGGGCTGGGGATATTCACCACTAAAATGAAATACGTGCGCAACATGCCCGGCCGGCTGGTGGGTCGGACGTCGGATGCCGAAGGCAGACAGGGGTTTGTCCTCACCCTGGCTACCCGGGAGCAGCACATCCGCCGCGAAAAAGCGACCTCCAACATCTGCACCAACAGCAGCCTCTGCGCCCTCACGGCGGCTATCTACCTGGCTTCGGCCGGAGGGGCCGGTCTGCGGGAGCTGGCTGAATTGAACCATGACAAGGCCGAGTATCTCAAGCGTGAATTGAAAAAGGCCGGATGCGTTATCAGCTTTGAAAGCCCGACCTTCAACGAGTTCGTGGTGAAATACCCGGATAACTTTGAAGCCGCGCATGATGGCCTGCTTCGGAAAAAAATTGTGCCCGGCCTGTCCCTGGCGCCTTACTTTCCGGAGCTTAAGGGTCACTACCTGTTGTGCGTTACCGAAACCAAGAGCAAGACGGACATGGACGCTCTGGTAGGGGAGGTGGCGTCATGA
- a CDS encoding ABC transporter substrate-binding protein — protein MTKETKGLNRREFIELSVAGTAAISLSPISAVAAEPKRGGTVNACIGWLIQTPDPHRWGGGWARRHMSLVYEGLTQPTSMGDRLKAIQEKSIAAVGDVKPMLAESWEIENNGKRYVFHLKKGVKFHNGKELDSEDIKWNYQRIQDPANLAHGRGILTMFLDSMETPDKYTFVANLTQSYGGFLMANAWVNAPILPKDCVPKGVIWGQTKTFTPPTAGPPGTGPFILAEYKQKYRAVYDAFKDYRVKGLPYLDRVIYNVITQETPRTLALRAGNVQFAIMLEANYLSRKLKGQKTSQVFCDKKEGLCFYTTPYKMSPYTLYLNCHDTKGGSPFKDVRVRQALDYCLDREKLAKAVWGDLAVPLGQPFNPQVSPWGYSDISYRKRDIEKARQLLKEAGYPNGVDVNFYITTTFGKQSMVAQVVQQMAAPAGLRIKIITEMGLQYWGRLTSMNYHILHYSLGFEDPMKPIFDWLHTDQEKPYNGYAPVTGLKDPVLDKLLDQVAAEDDFKKRRDLFKKAVLRIQDQAEILPYLSPIYGWGWTDKLKNVDPNKYFWPEQALREAWLES, from the coding sequence ATGACCAAGGAAACGAAAGGATTAAACCGAAGGGAATTTATTGAATTATCGGTTGCTGGTACTGCTGCTATTTCTTTGTCTCCAATTTCAGCAGTGGCTGCTGAGCCCAAAAGGGGCGGCACCGTGAATGCCTGCATTGGGTGGTTGATCCAGACCCCTGATCCACATAGATGGGGTGGCGGCTGGGCGCGGCGCCATATGAGCCTGGTTTATGAAGGCTTAACGCAACCCACCTCCATGGGGGATCGGCTGAAAGCTATCCAGGAAAAAAGCATAGCTGCCGTGGGCGATGTAAAGCCCATGCTGGCCGAAAGCTGGGAAATTGAGAACAACGGCAAGCGTTACGTCTTTCATCTGAAAAAAGGGGTGAAGTTTCATAACGGCAAGGAGCTTGACTCCGAGGATATCAAATGGAATTACCAGCGGATCCAGGATCCGGCAAACCTCGCGCATGGGAGAGGAATTCTCACCATGTTTTTGGATTCCATGGAAACCCCGGACAAATATACCTTTGTGGCCAACCTCACGCAGTCGTACGGCGGCTTTCTCATGGCCAACGCCTGGGTAAACGCGCCGATTCTGCCCAAGGACTGCGTGCCAAAGGGCGTGATTTGGGGCCAGACCAAGACGTTTACCCCGCCCACCGCCGGCCCTCCGGGAACCGGTCCCTTTATACTCGCCGAGTATAAGCAAAAATACCGGGCCGTTTACGATGCCTTCAAGGATTACCGCGTTAAAGGATTGCCTTATCTGGATCGTGTCATCTATAACGTCATTACCCAGGAAACACCCCGAACCCTGGCCCTGAGGGCCGGAAACGTACAATTCGCCATTATGCTTGAAGCCAATTATCTCTCCAGAAAACTGAAAGGCCAAAAGACAAGCCAGGTTTTTTGCGATAAAAAAGAAGGATTATGCTTTTATACGACCCCCTATAAAATGAGCCCGTACACGCTTTATTTGAATTGCCATGATACGAAAGGCGGCTCACCATTCAAGGATGTTCGGGTGCGGCAGGCACTGGATTACTGCCTCGATCGGGAGAAACTGGCCAAGGCGGTCTGGGGGGATCTGGCGGTGCCGCTGGGCCAGCCGTTCAACCCGCAAGTTTCTCCCTGGGGATATTCCGATATTTCTTACCGTAAACGGGATATTGAGAAAGCCAGGCAATTATTAAAAGAAGCAGGGTATCCCAACGGCGTGGATGTGAACTTCTATATTACCACGACTTTCGGCAAACAGAGCATGGTGGCCCAGGTGGTGCAGCAGATGGCCGCTCCGGCCGGTCTTCGCATCAAGATCATCACTGAAATGGGGCTGCAGTACTGGGGCCGGCTGACGAGCATGAACTATCACATTCTTCACTATTCGTTGGGATTTGAGGACCCCATGAAACCAATTTTCGACTGGCTTCATACAGATCAAGAAAAACCTTACAACGGATATGCCCCGGTAACTGGTTTAAAAGATCCAGTATTGGATAAGCTCCTTGATCAAGTGGCAGCTGAAGATGATTTTAAGAAGAGAAGAGACCTGTTTAAAAAAGCAGTATTGAGAATACAGGATCAGGCCGAAATCCTGCCTTACTTGTCGCCAATATATGGGTGGGGATGGACGGATAAACTCAAAAACGTAGATCCCAATAAATATTTCTGGCCCGAACAAGCCCTGCGCGAAGCCTGGCTGGAAAGCTGA
- a CDS encoding aminomethyl transferase family protein — protein sequence MQKDTQKTLLYDWHISRGASMGNFGGYDMPLWYPAGAKNEHLAVLFSAGLFDTSHMAAVTAAGPDAFELLQRCFTRDLSRYVNKDESPSAARSCAYGVFLNQAGEVIDDAIVYPLNPQTFMIVVNAGMGGKIARHLSDHLEGGDVRITDLTGQLGKLDVQGPMAGKVLVRILKEPQKVLEDMAYFKYKGHYDKVSPSAEMVLLTDGTPILLSRTGYTGEFGFEIFIEFEHLAPCWEMIIKAGEPFEMRPCGLAARDSLRAGAMLPLSHQDIGPWLFVNNPWTFALPYNADFTDFTKRFIGDTALKRAVKAEYTYAFAGYDPRKVSVHDPALVLDLEDDELGLVMTCVTDTAIGRIRGRIYSVASPDLPGDAVLRGLSCGFVRVKTRLDYGQMVKLKDRRREITVEIVDDIRPNRTANKPISEMLPG from the coding sequence ATGCAAAAAGATACCCAAAAAACGCTCCTCTATGACTGGCACATCTCCAGAGGGGCCAGCATGGGGAACTTTGGCGGCTATGACATGCCCCTCTGGTACCCTGCGGGCGCTAAAAATGAACACCTGGCCGTCCTCTTCAGCGCGGGCCTCTTCGACACCAGCCATATGGCCGCGGTCACGGCCGCCGGACCCGACGCCTTTGAACTGCTGCAGCGATGCTTCACCAGGGACCTGAGCCGTTATGTCAATAAAGATGAAAGTCCCTCAGCCGCAAGAAGCTGTGCCTATGGTGTGTTTTTGAACCAGGCCGGAGAAGTGATTGACGACGCCATCGTATACCCCCTGAACCCCCAAACCTTTATGATCGTCGTTAATGCTGGCATGGGCGGGAAGATCGCCCGGCATTTATCGGACCATCTGGAGGGGGGTGACGTCCGGATAACCGACCTGACCGGTCAACTGGGTAAATTAGACGTCCAGGGCCCCATGGCTGGCAAAGTCTTAGTCAGGATTCTAAAGGAGCCTCAAAAAGTGCTTGAAGATATGGCCTACTTTAAATACAAAGGCCATTATGATAAGGTTTCCCCTTCCGCTGAGATGGTTCTTTTAACCGACGGCACCCCGATCCTGCTTTCCCGCACCGGGTATACCGGAGAATTCGGGTTTGAAATCTTTATCGAATTTGAACATTTGGCGCCTTGTTGGGAAATGATCATCAAAGCCGGAGAACCGTTTGAAATGAGACCTTGCGGCCTGGCGGCCCGGGATTCACTCAGAGCCGGGGCCATGCTTCCTCTTTCCCATCAGGATATCGGCCCCTGGCTGTTTGTCAATAATCCGTGGACGTTTGCCTTGCCTTATAACGCCGACTTCACGGATTTCACCAAGCGTTTCATTGGTGACACGGCTCTTAAAAGAGCCGTTAAGGCGGAGTACACCTATGCCTTTGCGGGGTACGATCCCCGTAAGGTTTCGGTTCATGACCCGGCCCTGGTGCTGGATTTGGAAGACGATGAGTTAGGTCTGGTCATGACATGCGTTACGGACACGGCCATCGGAAGGATCAGGGGCCGGATATACAGCGTTGCCTCTCCCGACCTTCCGGGCGACGCCGTATTGCGGGGTTTAAGTTGCGGGTTTGTGAGGGTCAAAACCCGGCTGGATTATGGTCAAATGGTCAAGCTCAAAGATAGGCGGCGGGAGATAACGGTTGAAATCGTGGATGATATTCGCCCGAATCGCACCGCCAACAAACCTATCAGCGAAATGTTACCAGGATAG